A region of Vigna radiata var. radiata cultivar VC1973A chromosome 6, Vradiata_ver6, whole genome shotgun sequence DNA encodes the following proteins:
- the LOC106763049 gene encoding expansin-A13 codes for MSPPYAVAAALSTLSILLTLVSSHYSSSSSDYPPSLQASPEFAEWRSAHATYYAAADPRDAVGGACGYGDLVKGGYGMATVGLSETLFERGQICGACFELRCVDDNRWCIPGTSIIVTATNFCAPNYGFTSDGGGHCNPPNKHFVLPIESFEKIAIWKAGNMPVQYRRIKCRKEGGIRFTVTGSGIFISVLISNVAGHGDIVAVKVKGSRTGWLPMGRNWGQIWHVNALLQNQPLSFEVTSSDGKTLTSYNVAPKDWTFGQTFEGKQFET; via the exons ATGTCACCACCGTACGCGGTTGCCGCAGCACTCTCCACACTGTCCATTCTTCTTACACTCGTTTCCTCTCACTACTCCTCCTCTTCCTCCGACTATCCTCCCTCTCTGCAGGCTTCGCCGGAGTTCGCAGAGTGGCGATCCGCGCACGCCACCTACTACGCCGCAGCGGATCCCCGCGACGCCGTGGGAGGTGCCTGCGGCTACGGTGACCTCGTCAAGGGAGGCTACGGCATGGCCACAGTGGGCCTCAGCGAGACGCTGTTCGAGCGTGGCCAGATCTGCGGCGCGTGCTTCGAGCTGCGCTGCGTGGACGACAACCGGTGGTGCATTCCCGGCACATCCATCATCGTCACGGCCACGAACTTCTGCGCCCCCAACTATGGATTCACCTCCGACGGCGGTGGCCACTGTAACCCTCCCAACAAACACTTCGTTCTCCCCATCGAATCCTTTGAGAAGATCGCCATTTGGAAAGCCGGCAACATGCCCGTACAGTACCGCAG GATAAAGTGTAGGAAGGAAGGAGGGATTCGATTTACTGTTACTGGTTCTGGAATCTTCATTTCGGTGCTGATCAGCAATGTTGCTGGTCACGGAGACATAGTGGCTGTGAAGGTTAAAGGGTCAAGAACTGGTTGGCTTCCCATGGGTCGGAATTGGGGGCAAATTTGGCATGTAAATGCATTGCTGCAGAATCAACCTCTTTCGTTCGAAGTTACTTCTAGTGATGGGAAAACTCTTACATCTTACAATGTTGCTCCCAAGGATTGGACCTTTGGACAAACCTTTGAAGGCAAGCAATTTGAGACTTGA